The following proteins are encoded in a genomic region of archaeon BMS3Bbin15:
- the gyrA gene encoding DNA gyrase subunit A, whose amino-acid sequence MISQGNVIEVKIEEEMKKSYIDYAMSVIVGRALPDVRDGLKPVHRRILYSMYELGLVHNKPYKKSARIVGEVLGKYHPHGDTAVYDALVRMVQDFSLRYPLVNGQGNFGSVDGDRPAAMRYTEARLSEIAEELLANIEKNTVDFVPNFDDSLKEPSVLPARIPNLLINGSSGIAVGMATNMAPHNLTEICNAIVMLIDNPGLDINELMTVVKGPDFPTGAFILGNKGITSAYTTGRGTVRIRARATIEEDEHNRSKILITQIPYMVNKSNLLESIANLVKDKKIEDISDLRDESDREGMRIVVELKSSATPEVVLRNLYKHTQLETTFGIINLTIVNGEPRILNLKQLMREFLKHRKKVVIRQTKFDLEKAEKRAHILQGLVIALDNIDAVIKLIKGSTEVKEAKAGLVETFELTEVQAQAILDMRLHRLTALERNKIVDEHEELLKKIEELKSILGSEEKIFEIIKKEILEIKEKYGDDRRTQIIEQEDEINIEDLIAREDMVITRTHRGYIKSIPLSTYRMQRRGGRGVMGMETKGEDTVKDLYIASTHDYMLFFSNKGKVYWLKVYEIPTAGRYSQGKAIVNLLKLSEGEKITATITVKEFSSDRYILFVTKRGRVKKTSLAAYKHPRKDGIRAISLEEGDELVDVELTDGKSEIIISTKYGKAIKFREGDVRPMGRTARGVKGINLRARDEVVGSEVIKKGETIFVVTEHGYGKRTKVEGYPIQSRGGKGVINIIPSVRNGLVIGILSVKDDDEIILTSSKGIVIRVPVKDISVIGRNTQGVKIMNLDKGDSVVALSKVH is encoded by the coding sequence ATGATTTCACAGGGAAATGTAATAGAGGTAAAAATTGAAGAAGAGATGAAAAAAAGCTATATCGATTATGCCATGAGCGTAATTGTTGGCAGAGCTCTTCCTGATGTCAGAGATGGCCTGAAGCCTGTACACAGACGAATACTCTACTCAATGTATGAGCTTGGCCTTGTCCACAACAAGCCCTACAAAAAATCTGCAAGAATAGTCGGTGAAGTTCTTGGTAAATATCATCCCCATGGCGACACTGCTGTTTACGATGCCCTTGTAAGAATGGTTCAGGACTTCTCACTCAGGTATCCACTTGTGAATGGGCAGGGAAACTTCGGCAGTGTAGATGGCGACAGACCTGCTGCCATGCGTTACACTGAAGCAAGACTTTCCGAGATAGCTGAGGAGCTCCTGGCAAACATTGAGAAGAATACAGTGGATTTCGTGCCAAACTTTGACGATTCCCTCAAAGAACCCTCTGTTCTTCCTGCCAGAATACCAAATCTCCTCATAAACGGCTCATCAGGCATAGCAGTGGGAATGGCAACAAATATGGCCCCGCATAATCTAACTGAAATATGCAATGCCATAGTTATGCTCATCGATAACCCCGGGCTGGATATCAATGAATTGATGACAGTTGTAAAAGGGCCAGACTTTCCAACTGGAGCCTTCATACTCGGAAATAAAGGCATAACCAGTGCCTACACAACCGGAAGAGGAACTGTCAGGATAAGAGCAAGGGCAACAATAGAAGAGGACGAACACAACAGGTCAAAAATTCTAATTACTCAGATTCCCTACATGGTTAATAAGAGCAACCTTCTTGAAAGTATAGCAAATCTTGTTAAGGACAAAAAGATTGAAGATATCTCAGACCTCAGAGATGAGAGTGACAGAGAGGGTATGAGGATAGTAGTAGAGCTCAAAAGCAGTGCCACACCCGAGGTTGTGCTAAGAAATCTCTACAAACACACACAACTTGAAACAACATTTGGAATAATAAACCTCACCATTGTGAATGGAGAGCCAAGAATACTTAATTTGAAACAGCTTATGAGGGAATTCCTTAAACACAGGAAGAAAGTTGTCATAAGACAGACAAAATTTGACCTGGAAAAGGCTGAGAAGAGGGCTCACATCCTCCAGGGTCTTGTAATAGCCCTCGACAACATAGATGCGGTTATAAAATTAATAAAGGGCTCAACAGAGGTAAAGGAAGCAAAGGCAGGGCTGGTAGAGACGTTCGAGCTTACCGAGGTTCAGGCTCAGGCAATACTTGATATGCGCCTCCACAGGCTCACTGCTCTAGAAAGAAATAAAATAGTTGATGAACATGAAGAACTTCTGAAGAAGATAGAAGAGCTTAAATCCATTCTTGGAAGTGAAGAAAAAATCTTTGAAATTATAAAGAAAGAAATCCTTGAGATTAAGGAAAAATACGGTGACGACAGGAGAACACAGATTATAGAGCAGGAAGATGAGATAAATATTGAAGACCTCATAGCAAGAGAAGATATGGTCATAACCAGAACCCATAGAGGATACATAAAAAGCATCCCTCTCAGCACCTACAGGATGCAGCGCAGAGGTGGAAGAGGAGTAATGGGCATGGAAACTAAAGGTGAAGATACTGTTAAAGACTTATATATAGCCTCAACCCACGATTATATGCTATTCTTCTCAAATAAAGGTAAAGTCTACTGGCTCAAGGTGTATGAGATTCCCACAGCAGGCAGATATTCCCAGGGCAAGGCTATAGTCAATCTGCTAAAATTAAGCGAAGGAGAGAAAATAACAGCCACAATAACTGTGAAGGAGTTTTCAAGCGACAGATATATATTATTTGTTACAAAGAGAGGAAGAGTCAAAAAAACCAGTCTGGCTGCCTATAAACATCCCAGAAAAGACGGTATCAGAGCCATAAGCCTTGAAGAAGGTGATGAACTGGTTGACGTTGAGTTGACAGACGGCAAAAGTGAAATAATTATATCAACAAAGTATGGCAAAGCCATAAAATTCAGAGAAGGAGATGTCAGGCCTATGGGAAGAACAGCCCGGGGAGTTAAGGGAATAAATCTCAGAGCAAGAGATGAGGTTGTCGGGTCTGAGGTTATAAAGAAAGGAGAGACAATCTTCGTTGTTACTGAACATGGTTATGGAAAGAGAACGAAGGTTGAGGGCTATCCAATCCAGAGCAGAGGAGGTAAGGGAGTAATAAACATTATACCCAGCGTGAGAAATGGTCTTGTAATTGGAATACTCAGCGTCAAAGACGATGACGAAATTATACTCACCAGCTCAAAGGGTATTGTGATAAGAGTCCCTGTGAAGGACATTTCAGTTATTGGAAGGAATACACAGGGAGTTAAAATAATGAATCTTGATAAGGGAGACAGCGTGGTTGCTCTCTCCAAGGTTCATTAA
- a CDS encoding endonuclease IV: MNNRKVGINWTNVKELNCHGTVGIEDVDVVEISLADVDFLKFGEDIVNFALTIKENYDINYTVHAPYQNSYIERTRVNLSKIDERNIKLMEETIKLSSEIGAETIVVHAGDAISRGAEENAVENLKKVCGIACYYGIDIALENIFTDENGTKRVGETPQELLDICDRVSKDNLGVNIDVGHVFISSTMYNLKIEDYFNTLRDYIIHMHIHNNHGIEKTPWDEHLPIFTGLIDYRELQHLIIGRNIILEIRSGSTDGISASLEFMKGKKRLAPLASVA, encoded by the coding sequence ATGAACAACAGGAAGGTGGGCATAAACTGGACAAATGTAAAGGAATTAAACTGCCATGGAACAGTAGGCATTGAAGATGTGGATGTTGTGGAGATTTCACTGGCTGATGTTGACTTCCTTAAATTCGGAGAGGATATTGTTAATTTTGCCCTGACCATTAAAGAAAACTATGATATAAACTATACAGTTCATGCACCCTATCAGAATTCATACATTGAAAGGACAAGAGTTAATCTCTCAAAAATAGATGAGAGAAATATAAAACTTATGGAAGAGACTATAAAGCTGAGCAGCGAGATAGGTGCTGAAACCATTGTTGTACATGCGGGAGACGCAATCAGCCGGGGGGCTGAGGAAAATGCCGTGGAAAATTTAAAGAAGGTTTGTGGGATTGCCTGCTATTATGGTATAGATATAGCTCTTGAAAATATATTTACAGACGAGAATGGTACAAAGAGGGTCGGGGAAACCCCGCAGGAGCTTTTAGATATATGCGATAGGGTATCAAAAGACAATCTTGGGGTGAATATCGATGTAGGCCATGTTTTTATTTCCTCAACCATGTATAATCTTAAAATAGAGGATTACTTCAATACACTCAGGGATTATATAATACATATGCATATCCACAATAACCATGGAATAGAAAAAACACCCTGGGACGAGCATCTGCCTATATTTACAGGTCTGATAGACTATAGGGAATTACAACATCTTATAATAGGGAGGAATATTATACTGGAGATTAGAAGTGGTTCTACAGATGGCATCTCAGCAAGTCTCGAATTTATGAAAGGAAAAAAGAGGTTAGCACCCCTGGCTTCCGTTGCCTGA
- the dapF gene encoding diaminopimelate epimerase — MHFYKYHGAGNDFILVDNRKIVIPEEKLSLAAVNLCHRNFGIGADGLMLIEDSENADIKFRIFNPDGSEAEMCGNGIRCFAKHVYDFGIVTIPEIKVETLAGVLSVNVVESGEVSHIKVDMGKPRLDRGNIPAAGEGKIISERLDNGREISAVNTGVPHVVTFAKNIDSIDVCGIGRKIRYNKIFPEGINVNFLEKTGENKFKIRTYERGVENETLACGTGITASAVIAYLLGEARGERIEVDAKGGRVFVELEVDGKEVKKAYMIGPAEMVFDGDIVESKFLREKK; from the coding sequence ATGCACTTCTACAAATATCATGGCGCAGGAAATGACTTTATTCTTGTGGACAATCGAAAAATAGTCATTCCAGAAGAAAAACTCAGTCTGGCTGCCGTAAACTTATGTCATAGAAACTTCGGAATAGGTGCCGATGGTCTTATGCTCATTGAAGACTCGGAAAATGCTGACATTAAATTCAGAATTTTCAATCCCGACGGTAGCGAGGCAGAGATGTGTGGCAATGGAATAAGATGCTTTGCAAAACATGTCTACGACTTCGGTATTGTTACAATACCCGAGATTAAAGTTGAAACTCTTGCAGGAGTGCTCAGTGTTAATGTCGTGGAGAGCGGTGAAGTGAGTCATATAAAAGTGGATATGGGAAAACCCAGGCTGGATAGGGGGAATATTCCTGCAGCGGGTGAAGGTAAAATTATAAGTGAAAGGCTGGATAATGGCAGGGAGATAAGTGCCGTAAACACCGGTGTGCCCCATGTGGTCACATTCGCAAAAAATATTGATAGTATAGATGTATGCGGTATTGGAAGAAAGATAAGATACAACAAGATTTTCCCAGAAGGAATAAATGTAAATTTTCTTGAGAAGACTGGTGAGAATAAATTTAAAATAAGAACCTATGAAAGAGGTGTGGAAAACGAAACGCTTGCATGTGGAACAGGAATCACAGCCTCAGCAGTTATTGCATATCTTCTTGGCGAGGCCAGAGGAGAAAGAATAGAGGTAGATGCAAAGGGAGGCAGGGTTTTTGTGGAGTTGGAAGTTGATGGTAAGGAGGTGAAAAAGGCTTATATGATAGGCCCCGCCGAGATGGTCTTTGATGGCGACATAGTTGAGAGCAAATTTCTCAGGGAGAAAAAATGA